One genomic region from Ptychodera flava strain L36383 chromosome 5, AS_Pfla_20210202, whole genome shotgun sequence encodes:
- the LOC139132542 gene encoding histamine N-methyltransferase-like — protein MKALIDLPEEYHEGFSTMKRYGYNYAQGQREKDLKDSFEQFVFCRGPDSELRVFAVGSSDGNSDIPIIETLTIKHSSIKYIVVEPAECQIKKFQNLVTSKTEVGLWTNINFEFHQTTIEEYLNKIESGKATGGFDIIHLLNSAYYLDDPERVSMELYGHLNTGGMLFYTLLVGAWEKIYRRIAGVVPIPMLPGSGALREILKRRIPDVKMHTRYREGRFKATECFREDSKDGNLILNFLVQIHDFRKAAPPEVVSDFMDSFKGSCFEVNDDLYFPSDEEDIVIVKE, from the exons ATGAAGGCTTTAATTGATCTTCCAGAAGAATACCATGAAGGGTTTTCCACGATGAAGCGCTATGGGTACAATTATGCGCAAGGTCAGCGTGAAAAGGATTTAAAGgattcatttgaacaatttgtGTTCTGTCGAGGGCCAGATTCTGAACTTCGAGTATTTGCTGTCGGATCTTCTGATG GGAACTCTGATATTCCGATTATAGAAACCCTGACAATTAAACACAGCAGTATCAAGTACATAGTTGTTGAACCCGCGGAGTGTCAgataaaaaagtttcaaaacttGGTGACGTCGAAAACGGAAGTGGGCCTCTGGACAAATATAAATTTCGAGTTCCACCAGACGACTATAGAAGAGTATCTTAACAAGATAGAAAGTGGAAAAGCGACAGGTGGTTTTGATATTATTCATCTTCTAAACAGTGCGTATTATCTGGATGATCCTGAACGCGTTTCCATGGAACTATACGGACACCTTAACACAGGGGGAATGCTGTTTTATACGCTGCTCGTAG GCGCATGGGAGAAGATATACCGACGAATAGCGGGCGTTGTTCCAATCCCCATGCTACCCGGGTCGGGGGCTCTTCGTGAAATACTAAAGCGTCGCATCCCAGATGTGAAGATGCACACGCGGTACAGAGAGGGGCGCTTCAAGGCTACCGAGTGTTTCCGAGAAGATTCGAAGGACGGAAATTTGATTCTGAATTTTCTTGTCCAGATACACGACTTCAGAAAGGCCGCGCCACCAGAAGTTGTCAGCGACTTTATGGACTCGTTTAAAGGAAGTTGCTTCGAAGTAAACGACGACTTGTATTTCCCATCAGACGAAGAAGACATTGTAATTGTAAAAGAGTAA